From the genome of Pseudomonas sp. Teo4, one region includes:
- a CDS encoding AMP-binding protein, with amino-acid sequence MSQPSYTRGPQDRPLLTQTIGQTFDDTVARFAEREALVVRHQGLRYTWRQLAEQVNVHARALMALGVNTGDRVGIWSPNCAQWCILQLASAKVGAILVNINPAYRVAELEYVLRQSGCSWLVCADAFKTSNYHAMIQELVPELVDHAPGELASVCLPALRGVISLAANPPAGFLPWHALAERAGQVDAEAYQARQNSLQFDQPVNIQYTSGTTGAPKGATLSHYNILNNGFMVGESLGLSEADRMVIPVPLYHCFGMVMANLGCITHGSTMIYPNDAFDAELTLRAVAEERASILYGVPTMFIAMLDHPSRPGLDLSTLRSGIMAGATCPIEVMRRVIDQMHMAEVQIAYGMTETSPVSLQTGPDDELELRVTTVGRTQPQLETKLVDQDGCIVPRGEIGELCTRGYSVMLGYWDNPQATVDAIDPAGWMHTGDLAVMDEAGYVRIVGRNKDMIIRGGENIYPRELEEFFYTHPAVADAQVIGIPCSKYGEEVVAWIKLHPGHSATIEELQAWCKARIAHYKVPRHFRFVDEFPMTVTGKVQKFRMREISVAEISLVAVG; translated from the coding sequence CGCTACACCTGGCGACAGTTGGCCGAGCAGGTGAACGTGCACGCCCGTGCGCTGATGGCCTTGGGTGTGAACACTGGCGATCGGGTCGGCATCTGGTCACCCAATTGCGCCCAGTGGTGCATCCTGCAGTTGGCCAGCGCCAAGGTTGGCGCGATTCTGGTCAACATCAACCCGGCTTACCGGGTGGCCGAATTGGAATACGTATTACGCCAGTCCGGCTGCAGCTGGCTGGTGTGTGCCGATGCGTTCAAGACATCCAACTACCACGCGATGATTCAGGAGCTGGTGCCGGAACTGGTCGACCACGCCCCCGGCGAGCTGGCCAGCGTGTGCCTGCCGGCGCTGCGTGGTGTGATCAGCCTCGCGGCCAACCCACCTGCCGGCTTCCTGCCCTGGCATGCACTGGCCGAACGGGCAGGGCAGGTCGATGCCGAGGCCTATCAGGCCCGTCAAAATAGCCTGCAGTTCGACCAGCCGGTGAACATCCAGTACACCTCGGGCACCACCGGCGCCCCGAAAGGCGCGACGCTGAGCCACTACAACATCCTCAACAACGGTTTCATGGTCGGTGAAAGCCTTGGCCTGAGCGAAGCCGATCGCATGGTGATTCCGGTGCCGCTGTACCATTGTTTCGGCATGGTCATGGCCAACCTCGGCTGCATCACCCACGGCAGCACCATGATCTACCCCAACGACGCCTTCGACGCCGAGCTCACCTTGCGCGCCGTGGCCGAGGAACGCGCCAGCATCCTTTATGGCGTGCCGACCATGTTCATTGCCATGCTCGACCACCCGTCACGCCCCGGCCTGGATCTGTCGACCCTGCGCAGTGGAATCATGGCTGGCGCCACCTGCCCGATCGAAGTGATGCGTCGTGTCATCGACCAGATGCACATGGCCGAAGTGCAGATCGCCTACGGCATGACTGAAACCAGCCCGGTGTCGCTGCAGACCGGCCCTGACGATGAGCTGGAATTGCGCGTGACCACCGTCGGCCGCACCCAGCCGCAACTGGAGACCAAACTGGTCGATCAGGATGGCTGCATCGTCCCGCGCGGCGAGATCGGTGAGCTGTGCACCCGTGGCTACAGCGTGATGCTGGGTTACTGGGACAACCCCCAGGCTACCGTCGATGCCATCGACCCGGCCGGCTGGATGCACACCGGCGACCTGGCGGTAATGGACGAGGCGGGTTATGTGCGCATCGTCGGGCGCAACAAGGACATGATCATTCGCGGCGGCGAGAACATCTACCCGCGTGAGCTGGAGGAGTTCTTCTACACCCACCCGGCGGTGGCCGATGCCCAGGTGATCGGCATTCCGTGCAGCAAGTATGGTGAGGAAGTGGTGGCCTGGATCAAGCTGCACCCGGGGCATAGCGCGACCATCGAAGAGCTGCAGGCTTGGTGCAAGGCGCGCATCGCGCACTACAAGGTTCCGCGGCATTTCCGGTTCGTTGATGAGTTTCCGATGACGGTGACCGGGAAGGTGCAGAAGTTTCGGATGCGCGAGATCAGCGTGGCGGAGATTTCATTGGTGGCGGTCGGGTGA
- a CDS encoding alpha-1,4-glucan--maltose-1-phosphate maltosyltransferase, whose protein sequence is MTRNEPFESVPMANDHPEQATSLAQALLAPRIVIEDTSPVLDGGTFAAKAIRGQPVAVASKVYGDGHDRLAVMLLWRQANSRRWHCAPMHSPGNDLWLGEFTPTELGLHLFSIEAWIDPFATFCHDLEKKYHAGVEVSLELEEGRLLLGKGIERSDGALREELQALQERLPSLPTDDQVALLLHADAARLMSEAEHRSYLARSAEFPVDVDREAALFASWYELFPRSITDSPERHGTFNDVHARLPMIRDMGFDVLYFPPIHPIGMKHRKGRNNALQAAPDDPGSPYAIGSPEGGHDAIHPQLGSREDFRRLVAAAAEHGLEIALDFAIQCSQDHPWLREHPGWFSWRPDGTIRYAENPPKKYQDIVNVDFYAPEAVPSLWLALRDVVVGWVEEGVKTFRVDNPHTKPLPFWQWLIADVRSQYPEVIFLAEAFTRPAMMARLGKVGYAQSYTYFTWRNSKQELREYFEQLNQPPWSQCYRPNFFVNTPDINPYFLHTSGRAGFLIRAALATMGSGLWGMYSGYELCESTPLPGKEEYLDSEKYEIRPRDFTQPGNIIAEIAQLNRIRRQNRALQTHLGVAFFNCWNDNILYFAKRTPERDNYILVAVSLDPHNAQEANFELPLWELGLDDNAETLGEDLMTGHRWTWHGKTQFMRIEPWHLPFGIWRIEKAG, encoded by the coding sequence ATGACGCGTAACGAGCCCTTCGAAAGCGTACCGATGGCGAACGATCACCCCGAGCAGGCCACCAGCCTGGCCCAGGCGCTGCTGGCGCCACGCATCGTGATCGAAGACACCAGCCCCGTGCTCGACGGCGGTACCTTCGCCGCCAAGGCCATCCGCGGCCAGCCCGTTGCGGTCGCCAGCAAAGTGTACGGCGACGGCCACGACCGCCTGGCGGTGATGCTGCTCTGGCGCCAGGCCAACAGCCGGCGCTGGCACTGCGCGCCCATGCATTCCCCCGGCAACGACCTGTGGCTGGGTGAATTCACTCCCACCGAGCTGGGTTTGCACCTGTTCAGCATCGAGGCCTGGATCGACCCGTTCGCCACTTTTTGCCACGACCTGGAAAAGAAATACCACGCGGGCGTGGAGGTTTCGCTGGAGCTGGAAGAGGGCAGGCTGCTGCTGGGCAAGGGCATCGAACGCAGCGATGGCGCGCTGCGCGAAGAGCTTCAGGCGCTACAGGAACGTTTGCCCTCCCTGCCGACGGACGACCAGGTGGCCCTGCTGCTGCACGCCGATGCGGCACGCTTGATGAGCGAGGCCGAGCACCGCAGCTACCTGGCCCGTAGCGCCGAATTCCCCGTGGACGTGGACCGCGAAGCCGCGTTGTTCGCCAGTTGGTACGAGCTGTTCCCGCGCTCGATCACCGACAGCCCGGAGCGCCATGGCACCTTCAACGATGTGCATGCACGGTTGCCAATGATCCGCGACATGGGCTTCGACGTGCTGTACTTCCCGCCCATCCACCCGATTGGCATGAAGCATCGCAAAGGCCGCAACAATGCCCTGCAGGCCGCCCCGGACGACCCCGGCAGCCCCTACGCCATTGGTAGCCCCGAAGGCGGCCATGACGCTATCCACCCGCAATTGGGCAGCCGCGAAGATTTTCGCCGCCTGGTTGCCGCTGCCGCCGAACATGGGCTGGAGATTGCCCTGGACTTCGCCATCCAGTGCTCCCAGGACCACCCTTGGCTCAGGGAACACCCCGGCTGGTTCAGTTGGCGGCCCGACGGTACGATCCGCTATGCCGAGAACCCGCCCAAGAAGTACCAGGACATCGTCAACGTCGACTTCTATGCTCCCGAGGCGGTGCCGTCATTGTGGTTGGCGCTGCGCGATGTGGTGGTCGGCTGGGTCGAGGAGGGGGTGAAGACTTTCCGCGTCGACAACCCCCACACCAAACCACTGCCATTCTGGCAATGGCTGATCGCTGATGTGCGCAGCCAGTACCCCGAGGTGATTTTCCTGGCCGAGGCCTTTACCCGGCCGGCGATGATGGCGCGCCTGGGCAAGGTCGGCTACGCCCAGAGCTACACCTACTTCACCTGGCGCAACAGCAAGCAAGAGCTGCGCGAGTACTTCGAGCAGCTCAATCAGCCGCCCTGGAGCCAGTGCTACCGCCCCAACTTCTTCGTCAACACGCCGGACATCAACCCGTACTTCCTGCACACCTCTGGCCGGGCCGGCTTTCTGATCCGCGCCGCGCTGGCGACCATGGGGTCCGGGTTGTGGGGGATGTACTCAGGCTATGAGCTGTGCGAAAGCACGCCGCTGCCGGGCAAGGAAGAATACCTGGACTCGGAAAAGTACGAGATCCGCCCACGGGACTTCACCCAGCCTGGCAACATCATCGCCGAGATCGCCCAGCTCAACCGTATCCGCAGGCAGAACCGCGCCTTGCAGACTCATCTGGGCGTGGCCTTCTTCAATTGCTGGAACGACAACATCCTGTATTTCGCCAAGCGCACGCCCGAGCGCGACAACTACATCCTGGTGGCGGTCAGCCTCGACCCGCACAACGCCCAGGAGGCGAACTTTGAACTTCCGCTGTGGGAGCTGGGCCTGGACGACAACGCTGAAACCCTCGGCGAGGACCTGATGACCGGCCACCGCTGGACCTGGCATGGCAAGACCCAGTTCATGCGCATCGAACCCTGGCACTTGCCGTTCGGCATCTGGCGTATCGAAAAAGCCGGATAA